The following coding sequences lie in one Fimbriimonadaceae bacterium genomic window:
- a CDS encoding Zn-dependent alcohol dehydrogenase, which yields MKIRAAVLEAPHQPFQVQEADLSEPREGEVLIKVAAVGVCHSDWHLVEGATNHPFPLVAGHEGAGTVVALGGGGSPNTGEAAPNAKLAIGDLVALNWAANCGSCFYCLNGRPSLCDTYVDAIWAGTMIDGTTRLSRNGEPIYHYSALACFAEYCVVPVSCCVKMPSALNPEIAAVIGCAVTTGVGSVLNTAQMKPESSVVVIGAGGVGLSTIMGAKVAGASKIIAIDPLQSRRDAALQMGAHLALDSGADVVQQVRTATDGRGADYVFEAVGKPVLQELALELARPGGVIVYSGLSPSGSATNIPGAVLVRQEKTVMGSYYGTCHAERDFPLYAEMFETGRLPLGDLVSHRYSLDQINEAYADMLSGKSVRGVIVF from the coding sequence ATGAAGATTCGTGCCGCCGTTCTTGAGGCTCCCCACCAACCGTTTCAAGTCCAAGAAGCGGACCTTTCCGAACCGAGGGAGGGGGAAGTTCTCATCAAGGTTGCGGCGGTTGGGGTTTGTCACAGCGATTGGCACCTGGTCGAAGGGGCGACGAACCACCCATTTCCGCTGGTCGCAGGACATGAGGGAGCGGGGACGGTGGTGGCTTTGGGTGGGGGTGGATCTCCGAACACTGGAGAAGCAGCACCGAACGCAAAATTGGCCATCGGCGATCTCGTTGCCCTCAACTGGGCAGCGAACTGCGGGTCATGCTTTTACTGCCTTAACGGACGTCCAAGCCTTTGCGACACCTATGTAGACGCGATTTGGGCTGGCACAATGATCGACGGGACCACACGGCTGAGCCGAAACGGTGAGCCGATCTACCACTACTCGGCGCTGGCATGCTTTGCCGAATACTGCGTTGTGCCAGTTTCGTGCTGCGTGAAGATGCCATCAGCCCTGAATCCAGAGATCGCGGCGGTGATCGGGTGCGCGGTCACTACCGGGGTCGGAAGCGTGCTGAATACGGCCCAGATGAAGCCCGAGTCGAGCGTGGTAGTGATCGGAGCAGGCGGGGTTGGTTTGAGCACGATCATGGGAGCAAAGGTAGCTGGGGCGAGCAAGATTATTGCGATTGATCCCTTGCAAAGCCGGCGTGATGCGGCGTTGCAGATGGGCGCGCATTTGGCGCTTGACTCTGGTGCCGATGTTGTCCAGCAAGTTAGGACGGCTACAGACGGCCGAGGCGCGGACTATGTTTTTGAAGCGGTGGGCAAGCCGGTTTTGCAGGAGTTGGCGTTGGAGCTTGCCCGTCCGGGTGGTGTGATCGTTTATAGCGGCTTGTCACCTTCGGGGTCGGCGACGAATATTCCGGGCGCGGTGCTGGTGCGGCAGGAGAAAACGGTGATGGGGTCTTACTACGGCACCTGTCATGCCGAGCGGGATTTCCCTTTGTATGCCGAGATGTTTGAGACGGGGCGGCTGCCGTTGGGGGATTTGGTGAGCCACCGGTATTCGCTCGACCAAATCAACGAGGCTTATGCGGATATGTTGAGCGGGAAGAGCGTGAGAGGCGTGATTGTTTTTTGA